The sequence TGGGCGAACCTGTCTCGGACGACCGCGCCGGGCGAACCTTTCGAAACGTTCCTGCGAGCCGTCTATCCCTCCAATTCGTGCAGCCCGGCGTCCAGCGCCGATTACGGGACGCCCGAGGGGGGCGGGCAGTTCCTCGCCCCGGCGGGGCTCTCGCCCGCGGATGCGCTCCATCTCCGCTACTACGTGCGTTTCCATACCAACTTCAACTTCGTCAAGGGCGGCAAATTGCCGGGCCTGGTCGGCGGAACCAGCCATTTCAGCGGCGGCGCGATCCCGGACGGGACCAACGGCTTCTCGGTCCGGTACATGTGGCGGACGGACGGCGACGGCGAGATCTACGCCTATCTTCCCACGAGCGATGTCTACGGCACGGAAATCGGTCGCGGCCTCTGGCGCTTTCAGCCCGGGGTCTGGCACTGCCTCGAACAGCGGGTCGTCCTCAATACCCCGGGCGTCGCCGACGGGCGGATCGTGGTCTGGGTGGATGGACGGATGCTCATGGACGAGCGTTCGGTCCTTTTCCGAACCGCCGATTCCCTGGTCCTCCGCGGCATCTTCTTCTCCACCTTTTTCGGCGGCGGCGATCCGTCGTGGTCCTCGCCGTTCGACACCTATGCGGACTTCGCCGGCTTCGCCCTTTCCTCCTCGTACATCGGGCCATGAAGTGGGGGCGTGCGGGACGGGAGTTGACAATCAATATTTACTTATGGTTGACAATTAGCAGAAGCGCGAGGTTGGCCATCTCATGAAGATCCTCCTGTCTATCGTATTCGCTCTCACGGTTCAGGGCGGTTACGCCGGACTGCTGGCCGATATCCCGCCTGCGCAGCAGGTCGCACTGCCCGGCGTATGGACGCCGAACCCGGAAGAGACCGGGAAGGCGCTGCGCGCCGCGCAGGCCTTCCTCGAGAACCCCGGGGAGCAGCCCGCCTGGACTCAACGACAGATCGCGGACATCCTCGCGCACGCGCCGGGCTACCGGGTGCAGTTCATCGGCGTCGAGGAGGAGGGCCGTCTGTTGATCCGCTGCAACTTCTTCCCGGCGTCGCGCGAGGGCGCGGAGGACCGGTTCCCGCAGTGGCGCAAGGAGGTCATCGAGGTCCTGGATGGCGGATTCTGGTTCTGGCAAATCGACTACGATGTCGAAACCGGCGCCTGCCGCGGGCTGTCCATCAACGGCGAGGCATAAACGGGGGGGAGACATCCATGGCGCGCGCACTACGAAGGTTCGTGAAGGTTTCGGCCGTGCTGGTCGTCGTCTTGGTTGCCGTCGGGCTCTTTCTGCCGCGCGAATACGAGGTGTCGCGCTCCATCCTGATCCAGGCGCACCCGATCAAGATCTTCACCCGAGTGGGCCGGCTGGAGGAGTGGCCGGCCTGGAATCCCTGGCAGGACGGCGCGGATCCGACCTATGCCGTCACGCTGGGCGAACGGACATCGGGCGTCGGGGCGTCACAGACATGGACGTCCCGGCACGGGGCCGGGGAAGTCCGCTTCACGCGCACGGTGCCGACGAAAGGGATCGAGTACGACTTCCGCTTTCACGACACCTGGTTTGCCCGGGCGGCCCTGGTGTTCACGCAGGCCGAGGACGGAATCCTGGTCACGTGGAGACTGCGCGGCCGGGTTGAGAAGCCCGTGATCGGAGGCTACGTGGCCCGGTTGATGGATCCCATGATCGGCGGCATGTTGGAGTACGGGTTGAAGCGGTTGAAGAAGGCGGTGGACGAGGATCCGCGGGAAATCATCTTCGACGACGAACCGGACCCGCCCGCGGCCCCATGAGAGCGCATATCCTCCAACACGTGCCGTTCGAGGGTCCGGGACACATCGCGGCCTGGCTGGAGGCGCGGAGCGCGGAAGTCGGGTTCACCCGCTTTTTCGAGGACCCGGCGCTGCCGCCGCCCGCCGGGCTGGCCCTGGTCGTCGCGATGGGCGGGCCAATGAGCGTCAACGACGAGGCCGCGTTCCCATGGCTTCGCGCCGAGAAGCAGTTCATCCGGCGCGCGGCCGAGGACGGGATCGCGGTGCTTGGAATATGCCTGGGGGCGCAGCTTATCGCGAACGCCTTCGGGGCCCGGGTGTACCCGAATGCCGAAAAGGAAATCGGCTGGTTCGAGATCGAGGCGGCGGCCCCGTCCGGGGAGGGCTTCCGGTTCCCGCCCCGCTGCATGGCGTTTCATTGGCACGGCGAGACGTTCGACCTGCCGGCGGGTGCGGCGCGCCTGGCCCGTGGCGCGGCCTGCGAGAACCAGGCGTTTCAATGGGGGCGCCGGGTGATCGGCCTCCAGTTCCACCTGGAGAGCACGCCGGAGACGGTGCGGGCCCTGGCGGAGCACGGCGGCGAAGAGTTGCGGGCGGGCGGACGATGGGTCCAATCCGCATCGGAAATCGCCGGCGCCTCCGCCGCGACCTTCGTTGGAATGCACGCCCTGATGGACCTGCTCCTGGCCCACGTGACGGGCGCGGATTGAACGTGGCCCCTACGGTGCCACGGGGGCTTCCATCAGTTCCAACAGCGCGTCCGATGGGACGGTGTATTTCCAGACCATGGTCGCCCAGGTATTGGTGAGGCCATGGGCATGGTCTATGACGGGGGTGACGGAGCAGGCGACGCCCGCCACCGCGCCGTGCTGGTCGAAGACGGGCCCGCCACTGGACCCCGCCGCGTAGTCGGCTGAAATGGCCAGCGTGCGCAACGGTTCTTTCGGGTTCAGCCGGCCGCTCATGAACTTCCCTACGACGACTCCCTGGGTAAAGGCGTAGAGGTTGGGATTGGCGTGGTGGATGGCATAGACGGGGGCGCCCACGGCGATGTCCGCGGCCACGGGGAGCGGGCGGAGCTTCGTGGCGTCCGTCCGCAGGATCACAAGGTCATTGCGCGGGTCGGAGGCGGCCACCTCCTTGACGGGAAAAAGCCTTCCATCGCGCGTCAGGATGCCCATGGCCTCGCAGAACGTGTTGCTGGACACCACGTGCCGGGCGGTCGCGATCAGCCCGTCGTCGCTCACGGCGAACCCGGTCGCGCTCGCCAGGTGCCAGTGCTTGCACTTCTTGCACTTGTACACGGCGCCCACGAGCACGACGCTGTCGCGGCACGCGGCGTAGATTTCCTCCGGCGAGAGGACGGCCCCGGAGGACGGCAGGGCCTCGACGGCGCAGGGCTTGAACGCCTTTGCCTGCTCGATCAGGGTCTTCATGGGCACCGCTGTTTTCGCCTGCGCCATCCGGCCCAACCGCCTGGCGAAGCGGTTCATGGTCTTGTACCCGTCGACGTAGTCCGGGGCCGGCGGCGATTCGGCCGCCGCGGACAGCAGGGCGGCCAGAAGTAACGCGAGAATCGGGCGCAGGAATTTCATGTTCGTTGTCCGGGTCAGGGCCGCGAGGTGATCTCCACGGCGTAGGCGATCAGGGTAATGAAGCCGAGCAAGCCCAGGATGCCGATGAGGGCGGTCAGGAACTGGGCTATGCGATCGGGCAGCGGCGGCACGCGGCCGAGGGCCTTCCAGATCCGGAGCAAGGTCGGCAGATGCTTTTCGGACCACGGGATGGCTGGTGCCGCCGCCGGTTCGGTGTCTGGCTCGGTCATGTCGTCCTCCTCATGCAGGATAGGACCGTTCGGCCGCGCGCCGCGTTCATTCCCAGATATCGCTTGACCGCATCCCCCGCCGGCGGGAAGTATACCTCCCATCCAGGATGGCTCCCATGAAAATAACGCCCGAGCCTGCGCCCGCCCTTTCCGTTTCCCGCCTGCAGGAGGTCGCGTCCGGCCTGCCGCCGAAGACCGTGGTCATCGTCGGCGGCGACCGCAAGGAGGACCTCCACGTGGCGAAGAGCCTGCGAGGGCTCCCTTTCGTGCGCCGCTGCGTGCTGGTGGGCGACGGGGCCGCCATCCGCGACGCGGCGCGGCTGGTCGGCCTGGCCGTGGCCGAGGAGGATATCATCGCGACCGCGAGCCAGGAAGAGACCGCGCGGTGCACGGTGGACCTGGTCGAGCAGGGCGTGGGCGAGATCCTGCTCAAGGGCAACATCTCCACGCCCGTCCTGAACCGCGAGATGCGCCGCATCCGCAGCCGCGACACGATGTCGCTGGTGACCTTGTTCCAGGCGCCCTCGCTGGCCGGCGGCCGGCCGGTGCTGCTGACCGATGCCGGCGTGACGACCCTCTGCACGTTCAGCCGGATGACCGGGATCATCCGCAACGCCATCGAGGTGGCGCAGTATGTCCTGGGCCTCCCGCGCCCGCGCGTGGCGCTGCTCTCGGCCAACGAGAAGGTCATCGAGTCGCTCGCCTCGACGAAGATGGCGGCCGCGCTCTCGGAGAACTACTGGGAGGACGCGGTGGTGTGCGGGCCGCTTTCCTTCGACCTGGCGACCGACCCCTCGTCGGTGCGCATCAAGGGGCTGGCCGCCTCCGAGGATCCGGCCTTCCGCGAGGTAGCGGGCCGCGCCGACATCCTGGTCTGCCCGGGACTCGACTCCGCGAACATCCTGTACAAGGCCATCATGGCCATGACGCAGCACGGCCTCGCCGCGACGGCCGGCATCACCGCCGGGGTGAAGGTGCCCTACATCATCCTGTCCCGGGCCGACGGGGAGGCGACGAAGCTGGATTCCGTGGCGCTTTGCTGCATTTACGCCGAGCGCCGGAAGCAGAAGCAGTTGGAGCAGGAGCGGCAGGTCGCCACGGCGCGGCGGGACGAGCGGGTCTTCCACGTTCTCGCGGTCAACCCGGGCTCGACGTCGGTCAAGGTGGCGCTGTTCCGGAACGC comes from Kiritimatiellia bacterium and encodes:
- a CDS encoding SRPBCC family protein; the protein is MARALRRFVKVSAVLVVVLVAVGLFLPREYEVSRSILIQAHPIKIFTRVGRLEEWPAWNPWQDGADPTYAVTLGERTSGVGASQTWTSRHGAGEVRFTRTVPTKGIEYDFRFHDTWFARAALVFTQAEDGILVTWRLRGRVEKPVIGGYVARLMDPMIGGMLEYGLKRLKKAVDEDPREIIFDDEPDPPAAP
- a CDS encoding trypsin-like peptidase domain-containing protein, which gives rise to MKFLRPILALLLAALLSAAAESPPAPDYVDGYKTMNRFARRLGRMAQAKTAVPMKTLIEQAKAFKPCAVEALPSSGAVLSPEEIYAACRDSVVLVGAVYKCKKCKHWHLASATGFAVSDDGLIATARHVVSSNTFCEAMGILTRDGRLFPVKEVAASDPRNDLVILRTDATKLRPLPVAADIAVGAPVYAIHHANPNLYAFTQGVVVGKFMSGRLNPKEPLRTLAISADYAAGSSGGPVFDQHGAVAGVACSVTPVIDHAHGLTNTWATMVWKYTVPSDALLELMEAPVAP
- the buk gene encoding butyrate kinase produces the protein MKITPEPAPALSVSRLQEVASGLPPKTVVIVGGDRKEDLHVAKSLRGLPFVRRCVLVGDGAAIRDAARLVGLAVAEEDIIATASQEETARCTVDLVEQGVGEILLKGNISTPVLNREMRRIRSRDTMSLVTLFQAPSLAGGRPVLLTDAGVTTLCTFSRMTGIIRNAIEVAQYVLGLPRPRVALLSANEKVIESLASTKMAAALSENYWEDAVVCGPLSFDLATDPSSVRIKGLAASEDPAFREVAGRADILVCPGLDSANILYKAIMAMTQHGLAATAGITAGVKVPYIILSRADGEATKLDSVALCCIYAERRKQKQLEQERQVATARRDERVFHVLAVNPGSTSVKVALFRNAECLDSNELSHPHKSRLAGAAFDEEVGRYLELVKAFLLPHAGIRLDAVVGRGGFLHRGGRQIEGGVYRVASVQDGCVRIEEDIVRGVRDCPEMDHASNLGIPMAARLAVEYGVPAFTVDPVVADEFDPLARFSGYAPITRRSTAHVLSVRALAYRAAEAIGRPLDEISFVVAHMGGGITVAAVRNGKIVDNNIALLGGGPFTPQRAGALPTKELAELCYSGKFSKEDLFVELTKRGGLVSYLQSSDVERIQERIAQGDTQAKLVIEAMAYQIAKEIGAMAVAAGHDVEAIVLSGGLARSELIVGFIRKRVGHLAPVMVFPENLEMAAMAAGARRVLSGQAKARHYQLTLD
- a CDS encoding type 1 glutamine amidotransferase; translated protein: MRAHILQHVPFEGPGHIAAWLEARSAEVGFTRFFEDPALPPPAGLALVVAMGGPMSVNDEAAFPWLRAEKQFIRRAAEDGIAVLGICLGAQLIANAFGARVYPNAEKEIGWFEIEAAAPSGEGFRFPPRCMAFHWHGETFDLPAGAARLARGAACENQAFQWGRRVIGLQFHLESTPETVRALAEHGGEELRAGGRWVQSASEIAGASAATFVGMHALMDLLLAHVTGAD